A stretch of Clostridia bacterium DNA encodes these proteins:
- a CDS encoding cation transporter, producing the protein MEHKRLQAIRRAAILAMVGNAILAVIKLAVGIATHTLSVIGDGVDSSVDILTSSVPLFASRIISREPNKEFPFGYGRAEAMATSLLAFAILYAGLQLGISSIRQLLNPVLQVEVSLIAIIVTIISIFGKSFLAFSQIKAGRKTQSNMLVANGKNMTADILISVSVLAGLLISHWTGFYGIDAVVTLLISILIIWTAISLFMESNKELMDGLDDTEIYKHIAETASSVEGVEKPHRMRVRKVGVHYMVYMDIELPATMDVARAHQISQEVERKITEQVEGIYDVLVHIEPRGNKEAESYGVCLEDKEEE; encoded by the coding sequence ATGGAACACAAGCGACTGCAGGCCATCCGTAGAGCTGCCATTTTAGCGATGGTGGGCAATGCAATCTTGGCAGTGATAAAATTAGCAGTAGGCATTGCTACACATACCTTGAGTGTTATCGGAGACGGCGTGGATTCGTCTGTGGACATTTTGACTTCAAGTGTCCCCCTTTTTGCATCTCGTATCATTAGCCGTGAACCCAATAAGGAGTTTCCTTTCGGCTATGGTCGAGCCGAGGCGATGGCTACTTCTTTGCTGGCCTTCGCAATTCTGTATGCTGGTCTTCAATTGGGTATTAGTAGCATTCGGCAACTACTGAATCCCGTTCTACAGGTGGAAGTTTCTTTGATCGCCATTATAGTGACCATCATATCCATTTTTGGGAAAAGTTTTTTGGCTTTCAGTCAAATCAAAGCTGGCCGGAAGACCCAGTCCAATATGTTGGTGGCCAACGGTAAGAACATGACGGCAGATATTTTGATTTCGGTAAGTGTATTGGCAGGACTTTTGATTAGTCATTGGACTGGATTCTATGGCATAGATGCAGTCGTGACACTCCTCATTTCAATTCTTATTATCTGGACGGCTATCAGCTTGTTTATGGAGAGCAATAAAGAGTTGATGGATGGATTGGACGACACTGAAATATATAAACATATTGCAGAAACGGCTTCATCAGTAGAAGGCGTGGAAAAGCCTCATAGAATGCGCGTCAGAAAGGTAGGCGTACACTACATGGTGTATATGGATATCGAACTTCCAGCAACCATGGATGTAGCCAGAGCTCATCAAATATCTCAAGAAGTTGAGCGTAAAATTACCGAGCAGGTGGAAGGCATTTATGATGTGCTTGTCCATATAGAACCCAGAGGAAATAAAGAGGCGGAGAGCTATGGCGTTTGCCTGGAGGATAAAGAGGAAGAGTAA
- a CDS encoding ABC-F family ATP-binding cassette domain-containing protein, whose protein sequence is MALLRVEQLGKVFNGEYLWKDISFSIEIGEKVGLLGPNGCGKSTLIKALLGDIEYDDGEIIFAKDKVIATVSQKLESEQETENLQSYLLEMFMDILKAEKAMHKYQLLMEKSTDDPEMLKEAIERYTRATDRYERLGGYLMEARIKEVVIGLGFGEEELKRPMSQFSGGQKTRISLARSLLREPDILILDEPNNYLDLQALAWLEQFLSNYKGAVLVVSHDRYFLDAVIDRVLEFEQGKIYSYVGNYSSFVEKKEQIVENHNKLYAKQQEKIAQTEAYIQKYKAGIKSKQARGRQSQLDRLERLEKRGENQHMKMHLEQGVVSGKKVLILKKVSVGYGDKTIVDNVSFELMRGERVGIIGPNGCGKTTMLKAVVGELPFGGKIQYGVNVEVGWFSQEHELIQDELSVLDTLMEEGARDYQEAREILAQYGFIGEEVYKKCERLSGGEKSRLVMAVLMYKKPNLLVLDEPTNHLDIYARQALEDALEEYQGTILFVSHDRYFLKRMAQRLLVFENGKLDIIPDGYAQYLSLQQQRLEAKENETAVKPKKVGDKKQERVRKARIGEIERLIDSLEQGLDEIHQSLLLEEVYSDPSKCREVNEELEKREEELNQLMQEWEELMA, encoded by the coding sequence ATGGCATTATTAAGAGTAGAGCAATTAGGAAAAGTATTTAATGGGGAATATCTTTGGAAAGATATTTCCTTTTCCATTGAAATAGGAGAGAAAGTTGGACTTCTAGGACCGAATGGCTGTGGTAAATCGACGCTTATCAAAGCACTTTTAGGAGATATAGAATACGATGATGGGGAGATTATCTTTGCAAAAGACAAGGTGATTGCGACGGTATCTCAAAAATTAGAGTCAGAACAAGAAACCGAAAATCTGCAGTCCTATTTATTGGAGATGTTTATGGACATCTTAAAGGCTGAAAAGGCGATGCATAAATACCAACTGCTGATGGAGAAATCTACAGACGACCCTGAAATGCTTAAGGAGGCAATAGAACGTTATACTAGGGCAACCGATCGATATGAACGTCTGGGTGGTTATTTAATGGAAGCTCGGATTAAGGAAGTAGTGATCGGATTGGGATTCGGCGAAGAAGAATTGAAAAGGCCGATGAGCCAATTCAGCGGGGGGCAAAAGACGAGAATTTCTTTGGCAAGATCGCTTTTGCGTGAACCAGACATCCTAATTCTAGATGAGCCCAACAACTACTTGGACTTGCAGGCTCTTGCTTGGTTGGAACAGTTCCTGAGTAACTATAAGGGAGCGGTCTTAGTAGTATCACATGATAGGTATTTTTTAGATGCAGTCATTGATAGAGTGTTAGAATTTGAGCAAGGGAAAATATATAGCTATGTAGGAAACTATAGTTCTTTTGTGGAAAAAAAAGAGCAGATTGTCGAAAACCATAATAAACTTTATGCTAAGCAACAGGAGAAGATAGCGCAGACTGAGGCCTATATTCAGAAGTACAAGGCTGGCATTAAATCCAAACAAGCAAGAGGGCGTCAAAGCCAACTTGACCGCTTGGAACGATTGGAAAAACGTGGCGAGAACCAACACATGAAAATGCACTTAGAACAAGGGGTGGTATCGGGTAAGAAGGTACTTATTCTAAAGAAAGTGTCAGTTGGATATGGGGATAAAACTATTGTAGATAATGTTAGTTTTGAGCTTATGCGTGGAGAACGTGTGGGCATAATCGGTCCCAATGGTTGTGGTAAGACGACCATGCTAAAAGCGGTGGTGGGAGAACTTCCCTTTGGGGGTAAGATCCAATATGGTGTCAATGTGGAGGTAGGTTGGTTTTCTCAAGAACATGAACTCATCCAAGATGAATTAAGTGTCCTAGATACTTTGATGGAAGAAGGTGCTCGGGATTACCAAGAAGCTAGAGAAATACTAGCTCAATATGGGTTCATTGGAGAAGAAGTATACAAGAAATGTGAACGACTTTCGGGTGGTGAAAAGTCTAGGTTGGTCATGGCCGTGTTGATGTACAAAAAACCAAATCTACTGGTACTAGATGAGCCAACCAACCATCTAGATATTTACGCAAGACAAGCCCTAGAAGATGCCCTTGAAGAATACCAAGGAACTATTTTATTCGTATCGCACGATCGCTATTTTCTTAAAAGAATGGCCCAGAGATTGCTGGTATTTGAGAATGGAAAGTTGGATATAATACCGGATGGTTATGCCCAGTACCTGAGTTTGCAACAACAGCGTCTAGAAGCGAAGGAAAACGAAACCGCTGTGAAACCGAAGAAAGTAGGAGACAAGAAACAAGAGCGAGTCAGAAAAGCAAGAATCGGAGAAATTGAGCGCTTGATTGATTCCTTGGAACAGGGTTTGGATGAAATCCATCAGTCGTTACTTCTGGAAGAAGTTTATTCTGATCCTTCAAAATGTAGGGAAGTGAATGAGGAACTTGAGAAGCGTGAAGAGGAATTGAATCAACTGATGCAGGAATGGGAAGAATTGATGGCCTAG
- a CDS encoding amino acid ABC transporter substrate-binding protein: protein MKKIVSITLILMLMLSLAGCANAPAEDAEMSTWERIQDEGKMVVGLDDTFAPMGYREEGTNDLIGFDIDMGNEMASRLGIEIEWQPTEWKGVMGSLNSKKFDAIINGMSVTEDREKEIDFTKPYINAGIGAVVVADSEIDSLDGLADMLVGTQTGSSGAEACETLGYKNVSFYDQYPNAFQDLSIGRIDVIVVDATTAAHFIDTKPGEYRMIEGRLVDDNYAIGLRKEDDQLEAEFNRVLLEMKEDGTLATISTKWFGDDLIAYEK from the coding sequence ATGAAAAAAATTGTATCTATTACCCTGATTCTGATGTTGATGCTAAGTTTGGCTGGTTGTGCAAATGCACCGGCAGAGGATGCGGAAATGAGTACTTGGGAGCGCATACAGGATGAAGGGAAAATGGTTGTTGGCCTTGATGACACCTTTGCTCCTATGGGCTATCGCGAGGAGGGAACCAATGATTTAATTGGTTTCGATATTGACATGGGCAATGAAATGGCTTCCCGCTTGGGCATTGAAATTGAATGGCAGCCTACAGAGTGGAAAGGCGTTATGGGCTCACTAAATTCCAAAAAGTTTGATGCAATCATCAATGGAATGAGCGTTACAGAAGATAGAGAAAAAGAAATCGATTTCACGAAACCATATATTAATGCAGGTATTGGTGCGGTCGTAGTTGCAGATTCAGAAATCGATTCATTGGATGGTCTTGCTGATATGTTGGTAGGTACCCAAACTGGAAGTTCTGGAGCAGAAGCTTGTGAGACTCTCGGTTATAAAAATGTATCTTTCTATGACCAGTACCCCAATGCATTCCAGGATCTTAGCATTGGACGTATAGATGTAATTGTGGTTGATGCTACAACGGCTGCACATTTCATTGATACTAAGCCGGGAGAATACCGCATGATTGAAGGCCGACTGGTTGACGATAATTATGCCATAGGCTTACGCAAAGAAGATGATCAGTTGGAAGCAGAATTCAACCGTGTGTTGCTTGAAATGAAAGAAGATGGCACTTTGGCAACGATTTCCACTAAGTGGTTCGGTGATGATCTGATTGCCTACGAAAAGTAA
- a CDS encoding TraB/GumN family protein — protein MRNSYEDNIVRIELEDKQIILLGTAHVSKESAAQVIEIVEAEDPDTIAVELCQSRYSSLQQESRWKGTDIIKIIKEKKSGLLLANLVLGSYQRRIAEQFGIEPGEEMKVGIQIAKEKDKKLLLADRNIQTTLSRVWNMMNLRGKAKVMLALIMSIFSDEEIAEEELEALRKGDALSAALNEMAESFPQLKRTLIDERDQYIANKLKKSNGKKILAILGAGHLPGVQLELFKEQDMQRISSVPKKNKSWRKIGWLIPVLVVGLVATTFSHDAPSGWEGLLAWILWNGSFSALGTLLAFGHPLSILTAFVVAPISSLNPLLAAGWFAGLVEAFVRKPKVEDFEKLSTDLTGITGFWKNRVTRVLLVVVFANIGSTIGTLVGGGEVIRVFIKTVFGG, from the coding sequence TGCTGCTCAAGTGATTGAAATTGTTGAAGCAGAGGACCCGGATACGATTGCGGTTGAGCTTTGCCAATCACGCTATAGTAGTTTGCAGCAAGAAAGCCGTTGGAAGGGCACGGATATTATCAAAATCATCAAGGAAAAGAAGTCTGGACTTCTTTTGGCAAACCTAGTTTTGGGTTCTTATCAAAGACGTATTGCAGAGCAGTTCGGTATTGAACCAGGTGAAGAAATGAAGGTGGGCATTCAGATTGCCAAAGAGAAGGATAAAAAGCTGTTGCTAGCGGATAGAAATATCCAAACTACCTTGTCTAGGGTTTGGAATATGATGAACCTAAGAGGCAAGGCCAAAGTGATGCTAGCATTAATTATGAGTATCTTTTCTGACGAAGAAATTGCAGAAGAAGAACTAGAAGCGCTTCGTAAGGGAGATGCACTTTCTGCTGCTCTGAATGAGATGGCTGAATCCTTTCCACAATTGAAGAGAACTCTAATTGATGAGCGTGATCAATATATCGCAAACAAACTGAAAAAATCGAACGGGAAAAAGATTTTGGCAATTTTGGGTGCTGGCCATCTACCGGGTGTACAACTAGAGCTGTTTAAAGAACAGGATATGCAGAGAATATCTAGTGTACCAAAGAAGAACAAGTCTTGGCGAAAAATCGGCTGGCTGATTCCTGTACTAGTTGTAGGATTGGTGGCAACGACGTTTAGCCATGATGCCCCTTCAGGTTGGGAGGGACTCCTTGCATGGATTCTTTGGAATGGTTCATTTTCTGCGCTAGGTACCTTACTAGCTTTTGGGCATCCACTAAGCATCCTTACTGCATTCGTAGTAGCACCTATTAGCTCTCTAAATCCCTTACTAGCTGCCGGATGGTTTGCTGGTCTGGTGGAAGCATTTGTAAGAAAGCCAAAAGTTGAAGATTTTGAGAAATTATCGACAGATCTTACGGGTATTACTGGATTTTGGAAGAATCGCGTGACTCGTGTTCTTCTGGTCGTTGTTTTTGCGAATATCGGTAGTACAATCGGAACCTTAGTAGGGGGCGGAGAAGTAATACGCGTCTTTATCAAGACGGTATTCGGAGGATAA
- a CDS encoding amino acid ABC transporter permease: protein MFSFLDLEFLGIIFPLLIKGALITVELTVLAIVFGTLIGLMVALAKLSPIWPLRAFGNLYTWVLRGVPLLVQLYVLYYGLAQIGVLELNAFTAAVTGLSLCAGAYIAEIIRAGIQSIDHGQKEAALSLGMSSANAMRRVILPQAMRNILPPLGNEFITSLKDTSLVSVITMIELMRTGVLLDVTYFRSMEIYLSVAVIYLLLTTLFVYGIDYMERRFKII from the coding sequence ATGTTTTCATTTTTGGATCTGGAATTTTTGGGGATTATTTTTCCCTTGCTTATAAAAGGAGCACTGATTACGGTGGAACTAACTGTGTTGGCCATCGTGTTTGGTACCTTAATCGGATTAATGGTTGCGCTGGCTAAGCTGTCTCCTATTTGGCCCTTGCGAGCCTTTGGTAATCTGTATACTTGGGTGCTAAGAGGTGTGCCTTTGCTGGTACAACTCTACGTTCTCTATTATGGACTAGCTCAGATTGGCGTTCTTGAACTGAATGCTTTTACGGCAGCTGTTACAGGTTTGTCACTCTGCGCTGGCGCTTACATTGCCGAAATAATCCGAGCTGGCATCCAGTCCATTGATCATGGTCAGAAAGAGGCCGCTCTTTCGTTGGGGATGAGTAGTGCGAATGCTATGAGACGTGTCATATTACCACAAGCCATGAGAAACATCCTGCCACCCCTCGGTAATGAGTTTATTACTTCGCTAAAAGATACTTCTTTGGTCTCGGTTATCACCATGATTGAGCTAATGCGTACGGGTGTCCTTTTGGATGTTACGTATTTCCGTTCGATGGAAATTTATCTTAGTGTAGCAGTCATTTACTTGTTGCTTACTACCCTGTTCGTATATGGCATAGATTATATGGAACGCCGATTCAAGATTATCTAG